The genomic DNA GCCGGTCGCCCGCGCGCTGGACGATCTGCGGTCGCGGCGACCCGGTTCGAAGGTGTTGCTGATGACGCCGCAGGGGCGTCCCCTGACCCAGAAGCTGGTCGAGGAGCTGGCGCGGGAAAAGGGCCTGATTTTTGTCTGTGGCCGCTATGAAGGGATCGACGAGCGGATCCGCTCGCTGGTCGATGACGAGATATCCCTCGGGGATTTCGTGCTCACCGGCGGCGAGCTGCCGGCGATGGTGATCATCGATGCCGTCGCCCGGCTGGTTCCCGGCGTGCTCGGCTCGGTCCGCAGCGCCGAAGCCGACTCGTTTTCCGACGGGCTGCTGGAATATCCGCAGTACACGCGGCCGGCCGAGTTCCGCGGCCAGAAGGTGCCCGAGGTGCTGCTTTCCGGCGATCATGGCGCCATCGCCCGTTGGCGGCGGCGCGAGCAGTTGCGGCGCACCCTGCAGCGCCGCCCCGATTTGCTCGAAAGCGCCGGGCTGAGCGACGAAGACCGGGCGCTGCTGAAGGAACTGCAGAGTGGGGACTGAAGCGATGCGCCTGGCCATCGCTCTGCTCCACTACCCGGTGCTCAACCGGGCGGGCGAGACGGTGACCACGGCGGTCACCAACCTCGACGTGCATGACCTGGCGCGCAGTGCCCTGACCTACGGCGTCGAACGCTTCTACGTGGTGACGCCGGTCGCCGAGCAGCGCCGGCTGGTGAACGAACTGCTCGACCACTGGTGTCGGGGCTTCGGCGCCCGGTACAATCCGGATCGGCGGCGGGCGCTCGAAC from Geothermobacter ehrlichii includes the following:
- the trmD gene encoding tRNA (guanosine(37)-N1)-methyltransferase TrmD, which gives rise to MIFDILTLFPEMCRSPFAVSILGKAIEKGLIEVHAHFLRDWAEGRHLVTDDAPYGGGDGMVMKVEPVARALDDLRSRRPGSKVLLMTPQGRPLTQKLVEELAREKGLIFVCGRYEGIDERIRSLVDDEISLGDFVLTGGELPAMVIIDAVARLVPGVLGSVRSAEADSFSDGLLEYPQYTRPAEFRGQKVPEVLLSGDHGAIARWRRREQLRRTLQRRPDLLESAGLSDEDRALLKELQSGD